One segment of Desulfosalsimonas propionicica DNA contains the following:
- a CDS encoding Hpt domain-containing protein, whose protein sequence is MGNSEIKDALFDKADFIDRVEGDMELAAEIAEMFLEDAAENMDKIRQAALGKDFGALGQASHSLKGASANLSGMRVRRAAADLERAAKENKPQSVEHCLALLEDELAAFRSALQDQILLVRGG, encoded by the coding sequence ATGGGCAACAGTGAAATCAAAGACGCGCTTTTTGACAAGGCCGACTTTATCGACCGGGTGGAAGGCGACATGGAACTGGCCGCAGAGATCGCAGAGATGTTTCTGGAGGATGCGGCCGAAAACATGGACAAGATCCGGCAGGCTGCCTTGGGAAAGGATTTCGGGGCATTGGGGCAGGCCTCGCATTCCCTGAAAGGGGCTTCTGCCAATTTGTCCGGCATGCGGGTGCGGCGGGCGGCCGCGGATCTGGAACGGGCCGCAAAGGAAAACAAACCACAAAGCGTTGAGCACTGTCTGGCTCTGCTTGAGGACGAACTGGCTGCTTTCCGGAGCGCATTGCAGGATCAGATTCTGCTTGTCCGGGGGGGATAG
- a CDS encoding FHA domain-containing protein, with protein sequence MPYVVLKSGEQKLKTYRLDPSRKIRIGRAQNNDIHVEDSAVSSTHAELEPEGRHFYLTDFNSRNGTFVNKELVISRRLSHGDVISLGNHTIVFAYGNDEQRPPDFQENAHQATLQIDTADHRARLARGVAEMAEPEEKETAVQPVISFLSETRPPMPVEKNRITLGKDAGCDIRARGWRVRKAEAFIEKFDDSYYLVPEHPKSRVKLNYQPVKTRTQLAEFDVIELGATMVQFHF encoded by the coding sequence ATGCCGTATGTGGTGCTGAAATCCGGTGAGCAAAAACTCAAGACCTATCGCCTTGATCCGTCCCGTAAAATTCGTATCGGCAGGGCCCAAAACAATGATATTCACGTGGAGGACTCGGCTGTCTCCAGCACGCACGCGGAACTGGAACCCGAAGGACGGCATTTTTACCTCACGGATTTCAACAGCCGAAACGGCACTTTTGTCAACAAGGAACTAGTGATTTCCCGCCGCCTGTCCCACGGGGACGTGATTTCACTGGGTAACCACACCATCGTTTTCGCATACGGCAATGATGAGCAAAGGCCGCCGGATTTTCAGGAAAATGCCCATCAGGCCACTTTGCAGATCGACACAGCAGATCACCGGGCCAGGCTGGCCAGGGGGGTTGCTGAAATGGCCGAGCCCGAGGAGAAGGAAACCGCTGTACAGCCGGTGATCAGTTTTTTGTCTGAAACCCGCCCCCCCATGCCTGTTGAAAAAAACCGGATAACCCTGGGAAAGGACGCGGGCTGCGATATCCGGGCCCGTGGCTGGCGTGTGCGCAAGGCCGAGGCATTTATTGAAAAGTTCGATGACAGCTATTATCTGGTTCCGGAGCACCCCAAAAGCCGTGTGAAGCTAAATTATCAGCCTGTCAAAACCCGCACTCAGCTTGCGGAATTCGATGTTATTGAACTGGGCGCCACTATGGTGCAGTTTCACTTTTGA
- a CDS encoding response regulator, translating to MTAPSHPPEDSHHQAAATASGFARRQELAFWAQLFLIAAVLAVLTAAALGNGAGTWVFGVSGGAMALLAALAWRVYARWIRPARHLIGQMMIAKQADPGYNPDTSVVRDVPRDWRPWFNLVSRIGLRLAELEQRVSEAGLDQKLEKNLLRRFSWVFERNEILTQQLKGKNEALLQEIEKHKQTTRELERHRDHLDEMVRERAADLMRTNEQLQATIEEARVLAKNAEEANRAKSQFLANVSHEIRTPLNAVIGFTDMLIDTALDDTQLDFARTIRNSSEALLTLINDILDFSKIESGELELENIDFSPELLAYDVCELIRPQLGEKPIELVCRIDPRLPSYLRGDPIRFQQVLLNLMGNAPKFTDSGEIVLGLHAAEQSQDQLQVHATVRDSGIGISEEKQQRIFEPFHQADGSTTRKYGGTGLGLSISRQLAQLMGGDIYVDSEPDVGSTFHFTAWLERSEKKVSWQELTAGISGRQILIVDDNQANLDMLKNALQAAKIRVSDLRNGMEVVPTLDRAIVAGNPFDACIIDIHMPGMSGYEVARQIRLSEKSAISQLPLIAASYLVERDPELFARAGFSQSLIKPIRREKMFQVLDELFSGKTGSAGKARRLQGDDLSEAAEFFQGFGILVAEDNAVNQKLIQVLLRKLGCRVAIAENGREAVDVFTREPEDWDLIFMDIQMPEMDGFEALKSIREQGFSRVPVVAMTAHAMQEHKEECLAAGMNDYISKPIRRPELLRVLREFCP from the coding sequence ATGACTGCCCCAAGCCATCCGCCCGAGGATTCGCACCATCAGGCTGCCGCGACGGCATCCGGATTTGCCAGACGCCAGGAACTGGCGTTTTGGGCACAGCTGTTTTTAATTGCCGCGGTCCTGGCCGTACTCACCGCTGCGGCCCTGGGAAATGGTGCCGGAACATGGGTTTTTGGCGTCTCGGGCGGGGCAATGGCACTGCTGGCGGCATTGGCATGGAGGGTTTATGCCCGCTGGATCCGCCCGGCAAGGCACCTGATCGGCCAAATGATGATCGCAAAGCAGGCAGACCCGGGTTATAACCCGGACACCTCGGTGGTCCGCGATGTCCCCCGGGACTGGCGGCCCTGGTTTAATCTGGTGTCGCGCATCGGTCTGCGCCTGGCCGAACTGGAGCAGCGGGTTTCTGAGGCCGGGTTGGACCAGAAGCTTGAAAAAAATCTGCTGCGCCGCTTTTCCTGGGTGTTTGAGCGAAATGAAATTCTCACCCAGCAGCTAAAGGGAAAAAACGAGGCCCTGCTCCAGGAGATTGAAAAGCACAAGCAGACCACCCGGGAACTGGAGCGGCACCGGGATCATCTCGACGAAATGGTGCGGGAACGGGCTGCGGATCTGATGCGCACCAATGAACAGCTCCAGGCCACTATTGAAGAAGCCCGGGTACTGGCAAAAAATGCCGAGGAAGCCAACCGGGCCAAAAGCCAGTTTCTGGCCAATGTCAGCCACGAGATCCGTACTCCTTTAAACGCGGTCATCGGGTTTACCGACATGCTCATTGACACGGCCCTTGATGATACCCAGCTTGATTTTGCCCGCACCATCCGAAACAGCAGCGAAGCCCTGCTGACCCTGATCAATGACATCCTGGATTTTTCCAAAATTGAATCCGGGGAGCTGGAGCTGGAGAATATCGATTTTTCACCCGAGCTGCTGGCATATGACGTCTGTGAGCTGATCCGGCCACAGCTGGGCGAAAAACCCATAGAGCTGGTCTGCCGAATTGATCCGCGTCTGCCTTCTTATCTCAGGGGCGATCCCATCCGATTTCAGCAGGTGCTGCTCAACCTCATGGGCAACGCACCCAAGTTCACCGACTCCGGGGAGATCGTTCTGGGTCTTCACGCGGCCGAGCAGAGCCAAGACCAGCTCCAGGTGCATGCCACGGTCCGGGATTCGGGCATCGGCATTTCAGAGGAAAAACAGCAAAGGATTTTTGAACCATTTCACCAGGCAGACGGGTCCACCACCCGCAAATACGGCGGAACCGGGCTGGGGTTGTCCATTTCCAGGCAACTGGCCCAGCTCATGGGCGGCGATATTTACGTGGACAGCGAACCGGATGTGGGCAGCACATTCCATTTCACGGCTTGGCTTGAACGCTCTGAAAAAAAGGTGTCGTGGCAGGAATTGACCGCCGGCATTTCCGGTCGGCAGATTCTGATTGTGGATGACAACCAGGCCAACCTGGATATGCTGAAAAATGCCCTGCAAGCTGCGAAAATCCGGGTTTCCGACCTGCGCAACGGCATGGAGGTGGTGCCCACCCTGGACAGGGCCATAGTGGCGGGAAACCCCTTTGACGCCTGTATCATTGATATTCACATGCCGGGCATGAGCGGATACGAGGTGGCCCGACAGATCCGGCTTTCGGAAAAATCCGCCATTTCGCAGCTGCCACTGATCGCAGCCTCCTACCTGGTGGAGCGGGATCCGGAGCTGTTTGCCAGGGCCGGTTTCAGCCAGTCTCTGATTAAGCCTATCCGGCGCGAGAAAATGTTTCAGGTGCTTGATGAGTTGTTTAGCGGCAAAACAGGCAGTGCCGGCAAGGCCCGGCGCCTGCAGGGCGATGATTTGTCCGAAGCGGCGGAGTTTTTTCAGGGATTCGGGATTCTGGTGGCTGAAGACAATGCGGTGAATCAGAAGCTGATTCAGGTGCTGCTGCGCAAACTCGGCTGCCGGGTGGCCATTGCGGAAAACGGCCGGGAAGCGGTGGATGTTTTTACCCGGGAACCCGAAGACTGGGACCTGATTTTCATGGATATCCAGATGCCTGAGATGGACGGGTTTGAGGCCTTGAAATCAATCCGGGAACAGGGCTTTTCCCGGGTACCCGTGGTGGCCATGACCGCCCATGCAATGCAGGAACACAAGGAGGAGTGCCTGGCCGCGGGCATGAATGATTACATCTCCAAGCCCATCCGCAGGCCCGAGTTGCTCCGGGTGCTGCGGGAGTTTTGTCCGTAA
- a CDS encoding PG0541 family transporter-associated protein — MKFVHITFHFEYGDVIEQILDRHEIENYVRHYMCEGKDCDGKHYGTQVYPGSSTVVQAQVPDEKLNDLLGDFKTFKDQKQAHRHLEAVVLPVEKRLK; from the coding sequence ATGAAATTCGTGCATATCACCTTTCATTTTGAATACGGCGATGTTATCGAGCAGATCCTGGATCGTCATGAAATCGAAAATTACGTACGCCATTACATGTGCGAGGGAAAGGACTGCGACGGCAAGCACTACGGCACCCAGGTCTATCCGGGCAGTTCCACGGTGGTGCAGGCGCAGGTGCCGGATGAAAAACTCAACGATCTGCTTGGGGATTTCAAGACGTTTAAGGACCAAAAACAAGCCCACCGGCATTTGGAGGCCGTGGTCCTGCCTGTTGAAAAAAGGCTGAAATAA
- a CDS encoding efflux RND transporter permease subunit, whose translation MIWNLCIRRPVLTTVLFLVIFIFGLFGYNQMPVREYPDVEFPIVNVSAVLPGADPEVIETEVVEPLEEQLNTIEGVKEIKSTSREQVGVVTVEFELYRDIDLAAQDVRDRVTRARPDMADDIEEPVIRKVDPDAQAVMWISLRGDKRWDPVSMTEYADTVIKNRLERLPGVGQIFIGGERKYAVRIRLDPDKLAGHNLTAREVVEKIQAQNIDIPSGRIESREREFLIKTEGRFADAAPFNDIIITHRNGSPVRLADVGEAVDGVENDRNVARYNTEPSVGLGVVKQSDANLVDVVERVRREMKSVEKDFLPGLRYQVASDDSEFISENINDLITTIFIATALVAVVILFFLGTIRGTVIAAITIPTSLLAGMAVIFYLGFSLNVLSLLGLILVVGLVVDDAIVVLESCYRHMEHGADAKPAARTGTTEIAFAAIANTLALLSVFIPVAFMPGMIGRFFFEFGLTVAVTVLASTFTALTLTPMLCSRYLRAPAAYARRPVVFRFTEVFFKTLEKIYNPILNAALRQRAVTVGIAVLALGAGLFFLTRLESEFVPSSDEGQFMIAYETVEGATLTNTDRYGKQIEEILSGVDEIRSFFMAIGMARTGPGKVNEGMVFVRLTHYSERDRNQQAIMAEVREKMDRLTGVRGYAIEGGGPVGAEAPLQVVLTHQDIEQLAGAQEQVMNWMRSQPDFTGVRADMKLNKPEVQAWVNRKQAEEMGITVAEIANTLRFVFGEPDITEIERQGERYDVITEIVERENIPDAINRIYLRNQDGQMVNMAHLVELEEGSGPSEIHHFNRARATTISSDLPPGVPLGRALSKVEGYIDTEVPAEFDSAITGQSRDFRESFFYLTMALVFAIVFIFLVMSGQFESFLHPLTILMALPLAGVGAFGALWALNMTINIFSFIGIIMLLGLVTKNAILLVDYTNVLVARGQPVMEATRQAARVRFRPVLMTAISTILGMAPIALGFGAGGEARAPMGVAISMGMFAATALTLLVIPVAYTLFDSLQTRILRHRVISLAAAGIAAALVIMYLVFR comes from the coding sequence ATGATCTGGAATCTATGCATCCGCAGACCTGTATTGACCACGGTGCTGTTTTTGGTGATTTTCATTTTCGGGTTGTTTGGCTACAACCAGATGCCGGTGCGGGAATATCCGGACGTGGAGTTTCCCATTGTCAATGTCAGCGCCGTATTGCCCGGAGCCGACCCCGAGGTGATTGAAACCGAAGTGGTCGAACCCCTGGAAGAGCAGCTAAACACCATTGAAGGCGTCAAGGAGATCAAATCCACCAGCCGGGAGCAGGTTGGTGTGGTCACAGTGGAGTTTGAGCTCTACCGCGACATTGATCTGGCGGCCCAGGACGTGCGCGACCGGGTTACCCGTGCCCGGCCGGACATGGCCGATGACATCGAGGAGCCGGTGATCCGCAAGGTTGACCCGGATGCCCAGGCGGTGATGTGGATTTCCCTGCGGGGAGATAAGCGCTGGGACCCTGTGAGCATGACCGAATATGCTGACACGGTAATCAAAAACCGCCTGGAGCGGCTTCCCGGGGTGGGCCAGATCTTTATCGGGGGAGAGCGCAAGTACGCCGTGCGCATCCGCCTGGATCCCGACAAGCTGGCCGGCCACAACCTCACCGCCCGGGAAGTGGTGGAAAAAATCCAGGCCCAGAATATCGATATCCCGTCCGGACGGATTGAAAGCCGGGAGCGCGAATTTCTGATCAAGACCGAGGGAAGGTTTGCTGATGCTGCGCCATTCAACGACATTATCATCACCCATCGAAACGGCTCTCCCGTGCGCCTGGCAGACGTGGGCGAAGCAGTGGACGGGGTGGAAAATGACCGCAACGTGGCCCGCTACAACACCGAACCCTCCGTGGGCCTGGGCGTGGTCAAGCAATCCGATGCCAACCTGGTGGACGTAGTGGAGCGGGTCAGGCGGGAAATGAAGTCTGTTGAAAAAGACTTCCTGCCGGGACTGCGGTATCAGGTGGCATCTGATGACTCCGAGTTTATCAGTGAGAACATCAACGACCTGATCACCACCATTTTTATTGCCACAGCCCTGGTGGCCGTGGTGATTCTGTTTTTTCTCGGAACCATCCGCGGGACCGTAATTGCCGCCATCACCATCCCCACCTCCCTTCTGGCCGGCATGGCAGTCATTTTCTACCTGGGATTTTCATTAAACGTGCTCTCACTTCTGGGCCTGATCCTGGTGGTGGGACTGGTGGTTGATGACGCCATTGTGGTGCTGGAAAGCTGCTACCGGCATATGGAGCATGGCGCGGATGCCAAACCCGCCGCCCGAACGGGAACAACCGAAATCGCCTTTGCCGCAATCGCCAATACCCTGGCCCTGCTGTCTGTTTTTATTCCAGTGGCCTTTATGCCCGGGATGATCGGCCGGTTTTTTTTCGAATTCGGCCTCACGGTTGCGGTAACCGTTCTGGCCTCTACGTTTACTGCCCTGACACTGACACCCATGCTCTGTTCCCGGTATCTCCGGGCGCCGGCAGCCTATGCCAGGCGGCCCGTGGTGTTTCGCTTTACTGAAGTATTTTTCAAAACCCTGGAAAAAATCTACAATCCCATTTTAAATGCCGCCCTCAGACAGCGGGCTGTGACCGTTGGCATTGCAGTGCTGGCCCTGGGGGCGGGTCTTTTCTTTCTCACCCGCCTGGAATCTGAATTTGTACCCAGCTCAGACGAAGGCCAGTTCATGATCGCCTATGAAACCGTGGAAGGCGCCACCCTGACCAACACGGACCGCTATGGAAAACAAATCGAGGAGATCCTCTCGGGAGTTGACGAAATCCGCTCCTTTTTCATGGCCATCGGCATGGCCAGAACCGGGCCGGGCAAGGTAAACGAGGGCATGGTGTTTGTGCGCCTGACCCACTATTCCGAAAGAGACCGCAACCAGCAGGCCATCATGGCCGAAGTGCGCGAAAAAATGGACCGTCTCACCGGCGTTCGCGGCTATGCAATTGAAGGCGGCGGCCCTGTGGGTGCCGAAGCCCCTTTGCAGGTGGTGCTCACCCATCAGGATATTGAACAGCTGGCCGGTGCCCAGGAACAGGTAATGAACTGGATGCGCTCTCAGCCCGATTTTACGGGTGTTCGCGCGGACATGAAACTCAACAAGCCTGAAGTGCAGGCCTGGGTCAACCGGAAGCAGGCCGAAGAAATGGGCATTACAGTGGCGGAGATCGCCAACACCCTGCGATTTGTTTTTGGAGAGCCGGATATCACGGAAATCGAACGGCAGGGCGAACGCTATGACGTGATTACGGAAATCGTAGAAAGGGAAAACATCCCGGATGCAATCAATCGCATTTATCTGCGAAACCAGGACGGACAAATGGTCAACATGGCCCACCTGGTGGAACTGGAAGAAGGTTCCGGCCCCAGCGAAATCCATCACTTCAACCGGGCCCGGGCCACCACCATCAGCTCGGATCTGCCCCCAGGCGTGCCTCTGGGCCGCGCGCTTTCCAAGGTGGAAGGCTATATTGACACCGAGGTGCCGGCAGAATTTGACAGCGCCATCACCGGCCAGTCCCGGGACTTCCGGGAATCGTTTTTCTATCTGACCATGGCCCTGGTCTTCGCCATTGTCTTTATCTTTCTGGTCATGTCCGGCCAATTTGAGTCGTTTCTCCACCCCCTGACCATCCTGATGGCACTGCCCCTTGCCGGGGTGGGTGCGTTCGGGGCGTTATGGGCCCTGAACATGACCATCAACATATTTTCCTTTATCGGCATTATCATGCTGCTGGGGCTGGTGACCAAAAACGCCATTCTCCTGGTGGACTACACCAACGTTTTGGTGGCACGGGGGCAGCCCGTCATGGAAGCTACCCGGCAGGCCGCCCGGGTACGGTTCCGGCCGGTTTTGATGACCGCCATTTCAACGATTCTCGGCATGGCCCCCATTGCCCTGGGCTTCGGCGCAGGCGGCGAAGCCCGGGCACCCATGGGCGTGGCCATTTCCATGGGCATGTTTGCCGCCACCGCCCTGACCCTGCTGGTCATCCCGGTGGCCTATACCCTGTTTGACTCCCTGCAGACCCGGATCCTGCGTCACAGGGTCATTAGCCTGGCAGCCGCAGGGATTGCAGCGGCACTGGTGATCATGTACCTGGTTTTTCGATAA
- a CDS encoding efflux RND transporter periplasmic adaptor subunit, with protein MKTDRADRRRACGTAPGLAALILALLLVWGCGADNSQKDGQQDKESESCVSVDRTKVETADLEEIINGIGSIEAFQSVKVYPEVSGIIETVEFEEGARVKKGQLLFTIDDAKIRAELDARQAALEETRANLENARLVFKRRQRLYEQKLGTEEARDEARTRYQALSAQVKRIQAEIENIRETLKDTKIRAPFDGFAGAHHVDAGQLVDTETQLTGVVQVDRLKIRFTVPERHMGQVRVGQQIRISAPAYPEEKFAGTIYFIDPQIDPGTRSLRIQAQAGNPENQLRPGGFASVELISGTREGVLTIPEEALIPTRSGYMVFVIANGRAKGREVKIGLRRPGTVEITSGLEEGETIVRAGHISLYEGAEVCSE; from the coding sequence ATGAAAACGGATAGAGCAGACAGGCGGCGGGCCTGCGGCACGGCTCCGGGACTTGCGGCCCTGATCCTGGCACTGCTGCTGGTCTGGGGCTGCGGCGCCGATAACAGCCAAAAGGACGGGCAGCAGGACAAGGAGTCTGAATCATGCGTCAGCGTGGACCGGACCAAAGTGGAAACAGCCGATCTTGAGGAAATCATCAACGGCATCGGCAGCATCGAGGCCTTTCAGAGCGTGAAGGTATACCCGGAAGTCAGCGGTATCATCGAAACCGTGGAGTTTGAAGAAGGCGCGCGGGTGAAAAAGGGACAACTGCTTTTTACCATTGATGACGCCAAGATCCGCGCTGAGCTCGATGCCCGGCAGGCCGCCCTGGAAGAGACCCGGGCCAACCTGGAAAACGCCCGCCTGGTGTTTAAGCGCCGCCAGCGGCTCTATGAGCAAAAACTGGGCACCGAGGAAGCCCGTGATGAAGCGCGCACCCGGTATCAGGCCCTGAGCGCCCAGGTCAAACGCATTCAGGCGGAAATCGAAAACATCCGGGAAACACTAAAAGACACCAAAATCCGGGCGCCGTTTGACGGGTTTGCAGGCGCTCATCACGTGGATGCCGGACAACTCGTGGACACCGAGACCCAACTGACCGGTGTTGTCCAGGTGGACCGTTTAAAAATCCGCTTCACCGTGCCGGAACGCCATATGGGACAGGTCCGCGTCGGTCAGCAAATCCGTATCAGCGCACCGGCTTATCCGGAAGAAAAATTTGCCGGCACCATTTACTTCATCGACCCGCAGATCGACCCCGGCACCCGGAGCTTAAGAATCCAGGCGCAAGCCGGCAACCCGGAAAACCAGCTTCGACCGGGGGGATTTGCGTCCGTGGAACTCATCTCCGGGACCCGGGAAGGGGTGCTCACCATCCCGGAAGAAGCCTTGATCCCCACGCGATCCGGCTATATGGTCTTTGTCATTGCAAACGGCCGCGCCAAAGGCCGGGAAGTGAAAATCGGCCTTCGCAGGCCCGGAACCGTTGAAATCACAAGCGGGCTGGAAGAAGGTGAAACCATTGTCCGGGCCGGCCATATTTCCCTATACGAAGGCGCTGAAGTCTGTTCGGAATAA
- a CDS encoding TolC family protein, with product MKKTSLIFTVAALMLMLTCGMAKAGQTATAPGQTPGLTLEQAFQTALEENEQVGISQQDLVNARTDITSATSNLYPQLSLRGAHNRQKDSDLGRSSAGGGISSLSSPDNYNTLTLQLDQHIYQWGKVWSARKIAQHYYEGSRFRHLRRVQEILYQVSVQYYEALLGRRAIEIAENALKRAVQQLDRAEAQFRVGILTQTDVLRAEVQVAQSREQLERAKNQYDIALERLALEMGIDSIAGPIREPSERSFGSAPISELFSRALANRPDFDQAARELEAADQRVDYEKADYFPNLSLNAQYIRTDEESLFYGEHDDWNASLVLSYPLFTGWQTTAEVDRARSEKSQAQYSLSRLRKEIRNQVRSVYLDIRTQQKVIDQLKQQVRSATRNYEQVSAQFEEGLVTAVDQVDAFTALNEAENRLAQAYYTYQLDLIRLDLATGTFQSDLLEKEILNENG from the coding sequence ATGAAAAAAACCAGCCTTATTTTCACTGTGGCAGCTTTGATGCTCATGCTGACTTGCGGCATGGCAAAAGCCGGGCAGACCGCCACGGCCCCCGGGCAAACCCCGGGCTTAACCCTTGAACAGGCATTTCAAACCGCATTAGAGGAAAATGAACAGGTGGGCATTTCCCAACAGGACCTGGTCAACGCCAGAACCGATATCACCTCGGCCACTTCCAATCTCTATCCCCAGCTCAGCCTGCGCGGGGCCCACAACCGGCAAAAGGACTCGGATCTGGGCAGATCATCGGCGGGCGGAGGAATTTCCTCGCTGTCATCCCCGGACAACTATAACACCCTGACCCTGCAGCTCGATCAGCACATCTACCAGTGGGGCAAAGTCTGGTCCGCCAGAAAAATTGCGCAACATTATTATGAAGGATCCAGGTTCCGCCATTTGAGGCGGGTGCAGGAAATTTTATACCAGGTCAGCGTCCAGTATTACGAGGCGCTGCTGGGGCGAAGGGCCATTGAAATCGCCGAAAATGCATTAAAAAGGGCTGTTCAGCAGCTGGACCGGGCCGAAGCCCAGTTCCGGGTCGGCATATTGACCCAAACCGATGTGCTGCGCGCCGAAGTCCAGGTGGCTCAGAGCCGCGAGCAGCTGGAGCGTGCCAAAAATCAGTATGACATTGCCCTGGAACGCCTGGCCCTGGAAATGGGGATCGACTCCATTGCCGGACCGATCCGGGAGCCTTCTGAACGATCATTTGGGTCAGCGCCGATTTCAGAATTGTTTTCCAGGGCCCTGGCCAACCGCCCGGATTTTGATCAGGCCGCCAGAGAACTTGAGGCTGCGGATCAACGGGTGGATTATGAGAAGGCTGACTATTTCCCGAACCTTAGCCTGAATGCCCAGTATATCCGCACAGATGAAGAGTCCCTGTTTTACGGAGAGCATGACGACTGGAACGCCAGCCTGGTACTTTCCTACCCCCTGTTTACCGGCTGGCAGACCACCGCCGAGGTCGACCGCGCACGCTCGGAGAAAAGCCAGGCCCAATACAGTCTCAGCCGGCTGCGAAAAGAGATTCGAAACCAGGTGCGCAGTGTTTATCTCGACATTAGAACCCAGCAGAAAGTCATTGACCAGCTCAAACAGCAGGTGCGCTCTGCAACACGCAATTATGAGCAGGTCTCTGCCCAGTTCGAAGAAGGACTGGTGACAGCCGTGGACCAGGTGGATGCGTTTACCGCGTTAAATGAAGCGGAAAACCGTCTTGCCCAGGCCTATTACACCTATCAGCTGGACCTGATCCGGCTGGATCTGGCAACCGGAACATTTCAAAGCGATCTGCTGGAAAAGGAGATTCTCAATGAAAACGGATAG
- a CDS encoding TetR/AcrR family transcriptional regulator, which produces MGRKQAIIESATRLFAQKGFAETSTAEIAEDAGVAHGTLFYHFKNKRGIIHEIFSMAGEEYLHNLKNVLARKTTGIAGIEAIIRFNENFSRDHIQQIRIFQRFFPDPVEASDPETTLIASLQQQVIGLIEKSLETGLADGSIACKNINETASVIHSLIFGITHMNLTKAINTPHLTEGAIAFCRRALTPGEQNCQTVSNRFKTGDK; this is translated from the coding sequence GTGGGCCGTAAACAGGCAATTATTGAATCCGCCACCCGACTTTTTGCCCAAAAGGGCTTTGCCGAGACCTCCACGGCCGAGATCGCTGAAGACGCCGGCGTGGCCCATGGCACCCTGTTTTATCATTTTAAAAACAAACGGGGCATCATTCATGAAATTTTTTCCATGGCCGGGGAAGAGTACCTGCACAATCTAAAAAACGTCCTTGCCCGAAAAACCACCGGAATCGCCGGAATCGAGGCCATCATCCGGTTTAACGAAAACTTCAGCCGGGATCACATCCAGCAGATCCGGATTTTTCAACGATTTTTCCCCGACCCGGTGGAGGCGTCAGATCCGGAAACAACCCTGATTGCATCCCTTCAGCAGCAGGTCATCGGTCTGATTGAAAAAAGCCTGGAAACCGGACTTGCCGACGGAAGCATTGCTTGTAAAAATATCAACGAAACCGCCTCGGTTATTCACAGCCTGATTTTCGGCATAACACATATGAATCTGACAAAAGCCATCAATACCCCGCACCTGACCGAAGGGGCCATTGCCTTTTGCCGAAGAGCGCTTACCCCCGGCGAACAAAACTGCCAAACGGTTTCAAATCGCTTCAAAACAGGTGACAAATAG